A region of Anopheles merus strain MAF chromosome 2R, AmerM5.1, whole genome shotgun sequence DNA encodes the following proteins:
- the LOC121588111 gene encoding NADH-cytochrome b5 reductase-like encodes MSQEDPACCGSGCTNCVLDVKPSKHTLPPDVVNVFDRTYKQFLCESVTPAADNVFRFRFRYVPAIGNDRERLIVPPGCHLMLRALRSVLHQHNRKSVRNPEENPLLRWWEANPVQPGGEKHAKQSLQKHDKSEEDRYLSRPYTPIAFDQERGTFDVLIKLEPGGEMTNHLVTLSAGSCTEWKGVYGDFVWTRNRYRHVVAFVQGVAIAPVYSTLRSILDDEGDETRLTLCACFRNLAGVLLRDELRSLAGYWNFAYAIYLSRRTCACAAAGVERCKCLAARLRYNEPIHDRRLAAAEIEKLLQRPLAEGKPSLLVLLCGTETFTSFIKSTVEKLEIENCYTF; translated from the coding sequence ATGAGCCAAGAAGACCCGGCCTGCTGTGGCTCCGGCTGTACCAACTGTGTGCTGGACGTGAAACCATCCAAACACACGCTCCCACCCGATGTGGTCAACGTGTTCGATCGAACGTACAAACAATTCCTGTGCGAGTCCGTTACCCCGGCAGCGGACAATGTGTTCCGGTTTCGCTTTCGCTACGTTCCGGCTATCGGTAACGATCGCGAGCGGCTGATCGTACCTCCCGGATGTCATCTAATGCTGCGAGCGCTTCGATCCGTCCTCCACCAGCACAATCGGAAATCGGTTCGGAATCCGGAAGAAAACCCCTTGCTACGTTGGTGGGAAGCGAATCCCGTCCAGCCCGGGGGAGAGAAGCATGCAAAACAATCGCTTCAAAAGCATGACAAAAGTGAAGAGGATCGGTACCTTAGCCGGCCCTACACACCGATTGCCTTCGACCAGGAGCGCGGCACCTTCGATGTGCTGATAAAGCTGGAACCGGGCGGTGAAATGACGAACCATCTCGTAACGCTGTCGGCCGGATCGTGCACCGAGTGGAAGGGTGTGTATGGAGATTTCGTGTGGACGCGCAATCGGTACCGCCATGTGGTCGCTTTCGTGCAGGGCGTTGCCATAGCGCCGGTGTACAGCACACTGCGATCGATTCTCGACGACGAAGGGGACGAGACCCGGCTGACGCTGTGCGCATGCTTTCGCAACCTTGCCGGTGTGCTGCTCCGGGACGAACTGCGCTCACTGGCCGGCTACTGGAACTTCGCGTACGCCATCTACCTTTCCCGTCGTACCTGCGCGTGTGCTGCTGCCGGGGTGGAGCGATGCAAGTGTCTCGCCGCTCGCCTCCGCTACAACGAACCCATCCACGACCGGCGGCTAGCAGCGGCGGAAATCGAAAAATTGCTCCAGCGACCCCTAGCCGAAGGCAAACCTTCGCTGCTGGTGCTACTCTGCGGTACCGAAACATTCACTAGCTTTATTAAGTCTACCGTGGAGAAGTTGGAAATAGAAAATTGCTACACGTTTTAG
- the LOC121588116 gene encoding uncharacterized protein LOC121588116 gives MFERYLTALQYPRVGQLNIDDPKDFRCFMMWLEDQKIRFLPIDEREPLRKVNAPDEWNRAYEKYKKDIKVPEHLKSKQEQVTWLLLYAIRLEYTDNADQYRALTGVRKLQQESQKTTVPEVQSANPFDSFDFTSADFEEGSWKLAERLGIAYHPDHLVSLRAAAKVISGAYNREALKERPITGQPFPIEQGSGMGLEADEELEQCARIMRLLQIQNIRTLQTTINETIVAVQNVTADPRTDTKLGKEFRSLISWLEDQKIRHYTIENREQLKQLGSVDVWDAAYDKYKTDVGLPYELATRQEQLTWLLLHAVRLEYSDNVDTYRPLSGARKAEAEQKKSTAPEVKSTNPFDSLDFTNAQFEEGARKLADRLGIAYHPDHLVSLRAAGRVIHDCLNREALKEPLITGQPYVGVGAAAVGSNGTPAGKPPTPAPTEREVEKAAQILRLLQIRNMRSLQTTINETIVAVQNVTADPKTDSALGKVGV, from the exons ATGTTCGAACGTTATCTTACAGCCCTGCAGTATCCTCGCGTAGGACAGCTAAATATCGATG ATCCGAAGGATTTCCGCTGCTTCATGATGTGGCTGGAGGATCAGAAGATTCGCTTCCTGCCGATCGACGAGCGGGAACCGCTGCGGAAGGTAAACGCACCGGACGAATGGAACCGGGCGTACGAAAAGTACAAGAAGGACATCAAGGTGCCGGAGCACCTGAAGTCGAAGCAGGAGCAGGTAAcgtggctgctgctgtacgcGATCCGGCTCGAGTACACAGACAACGCGGACCAGTACCGCGCGCTGACCGGTGTGCGCAAGCTGCAGCAAGAGTCGCAGAAAACGACCGTCCCGGAGGTACAGTCGGCGAACCCGTTCGATAGCTTTGACTTTACCAGCGCGGACTTTGAGGAGGGCTCGTGGAAGCTGGCCGAGCGGCTGGGTATCGCCTACCATCCGGATCATCTCGTGTCGCTGCGGGCGGCCGCCAAAGTTATCAGCGGTGCGTACAACAGGGAAGCGCTGAAGGAGCGCCCCATCACCGGGCAACCGTTCCCGATCGAGCAGGGCAGCGGGATGGGCCTGGAGGCCGACGAGGAGCTGGAGCAGTGCGCAAGGATAATGCGCCTGCTGCAGATTCAAAACATTCGCACGCTGCAGACGACGATCAACGAAACGATCGTGGCGGTGCAGAATGTGACGGCCGATCCGCGCACCGACACGAAGCTGGGGAAG GAATTTCGCTCGCTGATCTCATGGCTGGAGGACCAGAAGATACGCCACTACACGATCGAAAACCGGGAGCAGCTGAAGCAGCTCGGCTCGGTCGACGTGTGGGACGCGGCGTACGACAAGTACAAGACCGATGTCGGCCTGCCGTACGAGCTGGCCACGCGCCAGGAGCAGCTGacctggctgctgctgcacgccgTCCGGCTCGAGTACTCGGACAACGTGGACACGTACCGGCCGCTGAGCGGGGCGCGCAAGGCGGAGGCCGAGCAGAAGAAATCGACCGCGCCGGAGGTGAAGTCGACCAACCCGTTCGACAGTCTCGACTTCACCAACGCCCAGTTCGAGGAGGGTGCGCGCAAACTGGCCGACCGGCTCGGCATAGCCTACCATCCGGACCATCTGGTGTCGCTGCGGGCGGCCGGCCGCGTCATTCACGACTGTCTGAACAGGGAAGCGCTGAAGGAGCCGCTCATCACCGGGCAACCGTACGTTGGGGTTGGGGCCGCCGCAGTCGGTAGTAATGGAACGCCGGCTGGCAAACCGCCGACACCCGCGCCCACCGAACGGGAGGTGGAAAAGGCCGCCCAGATACTGCGGTTGCTGCAGATACGGAACATGCGCTCGCTGCAGACGACGATAAACGAGACGATCGTGGCGGTGCAGAACGTGACCGCCGATCCGAAGACGGACTCGGCGCTGGGGAAGGTGGGCGTGTAG
- the LOC121588115 gene encoding uncharacterized protein LOC121588115, translated as MTDSVVSNRHKDCLPCRLVSGFGVIGMGVYIAVQAQKRTKPLGRFTMLGIAAVAGSIGIARLADVYPFGERVQK; from the exons ATGACCGATTCCGTTGTTTCCAACCGACACAAGGACTGTTTACCCTGTCGCCTAGTTAGCGGATTCGGTGTAATCGGCATGGGCGTCTACATAGCAGTGCAGGCACAGAAAAGAACGAAACCGCTTGGCCGCTTCACCATGCTGGGCATTGCCGCCG TCGCCGGCAGCATAGGCATTGCACGCCTAGCCGATGTGTACCCCTTTGGCGAAAGAGTGCAGAAATAG